One genomic window of Halococcus salifodinae DSM 8989 includes the following:
- the paaA gene encoding 1,2-phenylacetyl-CoA epoxidase subunit PaaA produces MDLDTVKERAGPREFSPKDDMPEEYRKAATRMIQFHANSEIMGAYLERPFIREAPSLERKLAYSAKVQDELGHGQLLYRAAESLGIKSRDQMLDELANGEGKFLNCFHYPMDSWVEVPMIAFFVDGAAMRRQATLRRSSWEPYAHAMDKVCFEEGFHIKHGESILAELASGSQKEQEMVQDAFETWWPRIIQFFGPTDDKSTHHDFAAEVGLKQMTNDGLRQAFLNSYVPKAKEYGLEIPDTPTIEHDEDSNTYEIAEDELDWDEFFTVSKNEYEGGKQQINARKEAQDAVAWVRESLDEYETATGGHAPQAAD; encoded by the coding sequence ATGGATCTCGACACCGTAAAGGAACGCGCTGGACCGCGGGAGTTCAGCCCGAAAGACGACATGCCCGAGGAGTACCGCAAGGCCGCGACCCGGATGATCCAGTTCCACGCGAACTCCGAGATCATGGGGGCGTACCTCGAACGGCCGTTCATCCGGGAGGCTCCGAGTCTGGAGCGCAAACTCGCGTACTCGGCGAAGGTCCAGGACGAGCTCGGCCACGGCCAGCTCCTCTATCGGGCCGCCGAATCGCTCGGGATCAAAAGTAGGGATCAGATGCTCGACGAGCTCGCCAACGGCGAGGGGAAGTTCCTGAACTGCTTCCACTATCCGATGGACTCGTGGGTCGAAGTGCCGATGATCGCCTTCTTCGTCGACGGAGCCGCGATGCGCCGCCAGGCCACCCTCCGGCGGTCGAGCTGGGAGCCCTATGCCCACGCGATGGACAAGGTCTGCTTCGAGGAGGGGTTCCACATCAAACACGGCGAGAGCATCCTCGCCGAACTCGCGAGCGGCTCACAAAAAGAGCAGGAGATGGTCCAAGACGCCTTCGAGACGTGGTGGCCCCGTATCATCCAGTTCTTCGGGCCGACCGACGACAAATCGACCCACCACGACTTCGCCGCCGAGGTCGGGCTGAAGCAGATGACGAACGACGGGCTCCGCCAGGCGTTCCTGAACTCCTACGTCCCGAAGGCGAAGGAGTACGGCCTCGAGATCCCCGACACGCCCACGATCGAGCACGACGAGGACTCGAACACCTACGAGATCGCCGAGGACGAACTCGACTGGGACGAGTTCTTCACGGTCTCGAAAAACGAGTACGAGGGTGGCAAGCAGCAGATCAACGCCCGCAAAGAGGCCCAGGACGCCGTGGCGTGGGTCCGTGAGAGCCTCGACGAGTACGAGACCGCCACCGGCGGCCACGCGCCGCAGGCGGCCGACTGA
- the paaB gene encoding 1,2-phenylacetyl-CoA epoxidase subunit PaaB, which produces MIWEVFRQEKQGEYHTHCGNVHAPDRDMALMFAQIQHARRKPTHSLWVAPSDEISEVDESEAAFGGATNKAYRWATSYNIEPVAEEVADSESEQAEAERVRGEN; this is translated from the coding sequence ATGATCTGGGAAGTCTTTCGCCAGGAGAAGCAGGGCGAGTACCACACCCACTGCGGGAACGTCCACGCGCCCGATCGCGACATGGCGTTGATGTTCGCCCAGATCCAGCACGCCAGACGCAAGCCGACCCATAGCCTCTGGGTCGCCCCCTCTGATGAAATCAGCGAGGTCGACGAGAGCGAGGCGGCGTTCGGTGGGGCGACCAACAAAGCCTACCGGTGGGCGACGAGCTACAACATCGAGCCGGTCGCCGAGGAGGTCGCCGACTCCGAGAGCGAACAGGCCGAAGCCGAGCGTGTCCGAGGTGAGAACTGA
- the paaC gene encoding 1,2-phenylacetyl-CoA epoxidase subunit PaaC, with translation MAATADLSAPGELSDREREAIEALLYRLADDEFVIADRYTDWQVHAPTIESDIAIANIAQDELGHARLWYDLLEDFGYTEPDLIWERDPDTFRHSTLCELPFAEGDWADAIVRSYLYDEAEHLRLEALEDSSSPRIRDRIGKVTSEEDYHREHAENWLRRLAGGDEGRERVQDAVDRLFPHALSLFEPVGEIEDDIDDLGLRTRTLEDMRAEWIETVTDTLTGIGIDVERPRVKDGRVAEEDLPEHVGRDGDHTEHWRTHFDEITNTYRELDRHDATRLMEDPDDE, from the coding sequence ATGGCCGCTACCGCCGATCTCTCGGCCCCCGGAGAGCTCTCGGACCGTGAGCGCGAGGCGATCGAGGCGCTGCTCTACCGGCTCGCCGACGACGAGTTCGTGATCGCGGACCGGTACACCGACTGGCAGGTCCACGCACCCACGATCGAGTCCGACATCGCGATCGCGAACATCGCCCAGGACGAGCTGGGTCACGCGCGGCTCTGGTACGACCTGCTGGAGGATTTCGGCTATACGGAGCCCGACCTGATCTGGGAGCGCGATCCCGACACCTTCCGGCACAGCACGCTCTGTGAGCTCCCGTTCGCCGAGGGTGACTGGGCCGACGCGATCGTTCGGTCATACCTCTACGACGAGGCCGAGCACCTTCGATTGGAAGCGCTCGAAGACTCGTCCTCGCCCCGCATCCGCGATCGCATTGGAAAAGTCACGAGCGAGGAGGACTACCACCGCGAGCACGCCGAAAACTGGCTCCGCCGGCTCGCGGGCGGCGACGAGGGTCGCGAGCGTGTTCAGGATGCCGTCGATCGGCTGTTTCCGCACGCGCTGTCGCTTTTCGAACCCGTCGGTGAAATCGAGGACGACATCGACGATCTCGGGCTCCGGACTCGAACCCTCGAAGACATGCGGGCGGAGTGGATCGAGACCGTCACCGACACGCTGACCGGGATCGGGATCGATGTCGAGCGCCCCCGCGTCAAGGACGGCCGCGTCGCCGAGGAGGACCTGCCTGAGCACGTTGGCCGCGACGGCGACCACACCGAGCACTGGCGCACGCACTTCGACGAGATCACCAACACGTACCGCGAACTCGATCGCCACGACGCCACCCGGTTGATGGAGGACCCCGACGATGAGTAG
- the paaD gene encoding 1,2-phenylacetyl-CoA epoxidase subunit PaaD codes for MSSEIDAVPDPDAEYCAYTDYTDGEEIEGLPATGEGTEGTERDVWDALYDVQDPEMPISIVDLGLIYGVAVDEGRAAIDMTLTYTGCPARDMLRDEIREAVASVSGIESVDLRLVWSPEWSIEMVTDQGEEDLREFGLSI; via the coding sequence ATGAGTAGCGAGATCGACGCCGTCCCCGATCCGGACGCCGAGTACTGTGCGTACACCGACTACACCGACGGCGAGGAGATCGAAGGACTACCCGCAACCGGTGAAGGCACGGAGGGCACCGAGCGCGACGTGTGGGATGCGCTCTACGACGTCCAAGACCCCGAGATGCCGATCAGTATCGTCGATCTCGGGCTGATCTACGGCGTCGCCGTCGACGAAGGCCGTGCCGCGATCGACATGACGCTGACCTACACCGGGTGTCCCGCCCGCGACATGCTCCGCGACGAGATTCGTGAGGCCGTCGCCAGCGTGTCGGGGATCGAATCGGTGGACCTCCGGCTGGTCTGGAGTCCCGAATGGTCGATCGAGATGGTGACCGACCAGGGCGAGGAGGACCTTCGCGAGTTCGGACTGAGTATCTGA
- the paaE gene encoding 1,2-phenylacetyl-CoA epoxidase subunit PaaE: protein MPSRNLDPSVDTTGKHDHAECPYCGSTETEREHPKGPSLCRSMHYCHDCEQPFEKFE from the coding sequence ATGCCATCCAGAAACCTCGATCCGAGCGTCGATACGACCGGCAAGCACGATCACGCCGAGTGCCCGTACTGCGGATCGACCGAGACGGAGCGCGAGCACCCGAAAGGGCCGTCGCTCTGTCGCTCGATGCACTACTGTCACGACTGCGAGCAGCCGTTCGAGAAGTTCGAATAA